One Rhinolophus sinicus isolate RSC01 linkage group LG06, ASM3656204v1, whole genome shotgun sequence DNA window includes the following coding sequences:
- the PEX10 gene encoding peroxisome biogenesis factor 10 — protein sequence MAPAAASPAEVVRAAQKDDYYRGGLRSAAGSALHSLAGAKTWLEWRKEVELLSDVAYFGLTTLAGYQTLGEEYVGVVQVDPSRTRVPSRLRRGALVALHSVLPYVLDKALLHLEHELQAEGGARPSQGSLAPGVRGRSGTRRWLHRRVATLTEQQRKVTLRAVLAFRWGLGCLQRLHVAWFYVHGAFYHLAKRLTGVTYLGTRRPSAEEPRAHASYRLLGFISLLHLALTVGLQLYSLRQRQRARREWKLHRGLSQRRPHTEERAASRKALCTLCLEERRHSTATPCGHLFCWECITQWCDTKTECPLCREKFPPQKLVYLRHFR from the exons ATGGCTCCCGCGGCCGCCAGTCCCGCTGAGGTGGTTCGCGCGGCGCAGAAGGACGACTACTACCGCGGCGGGCTGCGGAGCGCGGCGGGCAGCGCCCTGCACAGCCTGGCGG GTGCGAAGACGTGGCTGGAGTGGAGGAAAGAGGTGGAGCTGCTGTCGGATGTAGCCTACTTTGGCCTCACCACACTCGCAG GCTACCAGACGCTCGGGGAGGAGTACGTTGGGGTCGTGCAGGTGGACCCATCCCGGACCCGCGTGCCGTCGAGGCTGCGCCGTGGTGCGCTGGTTGCGCTGCACAGCGTCCTGCCCTACGTGCTGGACAAGGCCCTGCTGCACCTGGAGCACGAGCTGCAGGCTGAGGGCGGGGCCCGGCCCTCGCAGGGCAGCTTGGCTCCCGGCGTGCGTGGCCGGTCGGGGACGAGGCGCTGGCTGCACCGGCGAGTGGCCACGCTGACAGAGCAGCAGAGAAAGGTCACCCTGCGGGCTGTGCTGGCGTTCAGGTGGGGCCTGGGCTGCCTCCAGCGGCTCCATGTCGCCTGGTTCTACGTCCATGGAGCCTTCTACCACCTGGCCAAGCGGCTCACGGGTGTCACCTAC CTCGGCACCCGCCGCCCATCTGCAGAGGAGCCGCGGGCTCACGCCAGCTACCGGCTGCTGGGGTTCATCTCCCTGCTGCACCTGGCACTGACTGTGGGGCTGCAGCTCTACAGTCTGCGGCAGAGGCAGCGTGCCCGGCGGGAGTGGAAGCTGCACCGCGGCCTGTCTCAGCGCAG GCCTCACACAGAAGAGAGAGCGGCTTCCAGGAAGGCCCTGTGCACCCTGTGCCTGGAGGAGCGCCGGCACTCAACAGCCACGCCCTGCGGCCACCTGTTCTGCTGGGAGTGCATCACCCAGTGGTGTGACACCAAG